The window CATCGCATTTGGTCGGCCCGACATGCAGCAGAAGATTCGCACGACAATCACTGAGCTCGAAGGTAGCGGTCGCGATTTCACGATCATCGATCTGAAGCGGCTCGAACCCGCTCAGGCACTGTTGACGATCAATAAGTTCTTTGGGATTACGGAGAGCGGTGGTGGTAATGGACCGATCGTTGATGGTGATCCAGCGACGGGCCGGTTGTGGGTGCGGGGCACCGTCGACCAAGTGGAATCGGTCAAGCGATTGATTGCTGAACTCGAAAATGATCCTTTTGCAGGTGGCTTAGGCGAGAACGTCCGGATCCTCCCGTTCACGGGTGCCACCGCCAGTGCGACGCTGAAGCAAATCGAGACCCTTTGGCCTCTGACTGGCCGGACCAACCAAATTCGCGTGATCACGCCTTCATCGTCCACCGACGGCAATGATCGCTCGAATCCCATGGATCGATCCATTCAACCGCAACGATCACCTGTTGACGAGCCACGAGACTTGCAGGACACCAACTACTCGGCGGCAACCCAATTTCAAACCCTGGTATGGCAAAACGAATCGCCCGCCACGTCCGAACCGGTCGGATCAGCCGAAAACGATTATGCCGGTGACGATATTGTCATTCAAATGACACCCGCCGGGCTCGTGATTGCCTCCCGCGATCAGCGTGCGCTTGACATGATCGAACAGCTCATGAATTCGATGGGTACGGAGTCCGCTGACAGTTCCGCCCTGCCAACCATTTTTTGGCTGCGGTATCTCAAAGCAGACATTGCCGCTGAGCTCGTTGCCGGTGTGCTCGGTGGGGCAGACGCCAGCGGTTCTGCCGGTTCACTCACCGAATCAGTGATGGGCGGACTCGGTGGTGGCATGCTCGGTGGTCTGTTGGGTATGGGTGGAGGTGGTGGCGGCAGTGAATCCGAAACGCGGACGATTTTAACGAGTCGCGGTAGTGTTAACATCGTTCCCGACAATCGGCTGAACGCGCTGATCGTGCAAGCACCGCCTGCGGATGTTGATTTTATTCGCACCGTCCTCAAAGCGATCGATCTCGAGGAAAGTCCCGAACTGATTCAAACGATCGCTCGGCCCTCGTTGATCCCAGTGGTCTACCAGGACGCGGCAGAGGTCGCGAAAATTGTCACGGCCGTGTTTGCAGAGAAAATTGGCGACGATAAACAAAGCAGCGGCGGTGGTGGCGATGGCGGCGGCCGGGGTGGACCGAACCCACAAGACTTCATTCGTGCCATGCGTGGCGGGGACGGTGGTGGTCGCAACGCACAACCGAAACCCAAGAGTGAAGCGACCAAGATTATTGTTGCCGTGGACACCCGTAGCAATTCATTGGTCGTGACCGCGATACCTCAAGACCTGCAAGCGATCCGAGATCTCGTTGAGACGCTCGATCAACAAGGACTGGAGTCCGAGGAAAAGGTCGAGGTGGTAGCCATGGGAGGATCGGTGCGACCCGAGATCATGTTGCAAGCACTGCAGTCCGTGACCGGCAAAACACCCACCACGACGACATCGTCGAAGTCCAGTTCGAGCAGTAGTACTTCATCGTCGAGCGGATCGAGTGAGGCACCCTCGTCGAGTTCGGCTGAAGAAATTCAGCGGCGGATCGAGTTCTTTCGCTCGCGCTTCGGTGGCGGTGGCGGTGGTGACACCGGCGGTCGTGGTGGCACTGATCGTGGCGGACGGGGAGGCACTACCGGCGGAGGTAGTACCCGAGGAGGTGGTTCAACCCGCGGCGGTGGCGGCGGCGGAGGAGGAGGGCGCGGACGATGATTATGCACGCAGCTGAAATATTACGACGACGCGGTTTGTTAACGCCGCAACAACTCGAACAGAGTCGCAATGGGGACCCGTCGTCGATTGTCGATACGGCGGTTTCGCTCGGATACGTCTCCGCTCGCGAGGCGCTCACGGCGATCGCAGATGAAGTCGGTCTCGATTTCGTCGACCTACGCACCTACGACGTTGACCTCTCGGCGCTGGAGGGGTTTCCGCAAAAACTGATCTATCGTCACGCTCTCTTTCCAATCGGTTGGGCTGACGGCGAATTACGGGTGGCGACTGCCGATCCCTTCGACCTCTACCCGCTCGACGAAGCCTGTGCCGCGACGGGCAAGACGGTCACGCCAGTGGTGGCCGAACGCGCCGAAATCAATCGCCTCGTTAAGAAGCACCTCGGTGTCGGCAGCGAGACCATCGAGGGCCTCGTAGCGGCCGCTGGCGATGAAGAGATCGAACTACTCGAAAGTATTGAGACCGACGGCAGTGAACTGAGCGAGATGGCTCAGGAAGCGTCGGTGGTTCGCTTGGTGAATGAGATTTTGACCGAAGCGGTCGATTCCCGTGCTAGCGATATTCACATCGAGTCGCAGTCTGACGGACTGGTCGTTCGTTATCGTATCGACGGTATCTTGCATCCACAGCCGGTGCCACCGGAGATCAATCGATTTCAAGCCGCGATTATCAGCCGCCTGAAAATCATGGCGAGACTGAATATCGCTGAAAAGAGGCTGCCTCAGGACGGCCGCATCCGGTTACGCGTCCATGGCCGCGAGGTCGATATTCGCCTCAGTGTGATCCCAATGATCCACGGCGAAGGGCTCGTGATGCGGGTGCTCGATAAGTCGTCGATGGTCTTCGACCTCAAGGGCCTCGGGATGTCTGAAGCGATCTACGATCGATTCAGTCAATTGATTCGCACGCCCCACGGGATCGTTCTAGTAACCGGCCCCACCGGTAGCGGTAAAACCACGACGCTTTACAGCAGTCTATTGGAGATCCGCAGCCCAGAAAACAAAATCATCACGACGGAAGATCCAGTCGAGTATCAACTCGATGGAATCAATCAAATCCAAGTTCATGCCAAAATCGGATTGACGTTTGCCGCATCGCTGCGGAGCATCTTGCGGCACGACCCCGATGTTGTTCTGGTGGGGGAAATTCGTGACTTGGAAACCGCCGAGAACGCCACCCAGGCGTCCCTTACGGGGCACTTGGTTTTCAGCACGCTCCACACCAACGACGCCGCCGGTGCATTCACCCGGATGGCCGATATGGGAGTGGAACCGTTCCTGGTCGCGGGGACGGTCGAAGCCGTGATGGCCCAGCGGCTGTTGCGGCGGCTCTGCCCACACTGCAAAGAATCGTATCAACCCACCGAAGATGAACTCCCGAAGGATTTCCCGTTTGCGGAGCTCGAAGGTCGACCTCTGTACCGCAGCGTGGGTTGCCGTGAATGCCGAAATGTGGGCTATTCAGGCCGTCTCGGTATCTATGAGTTATTGGTCTCCAGTGAAGCGATCCGCGAACTCGCCCAAGAACGGGCCAGCAGCTGGGATATTCGCCGGGCGGCTGTCGCCGAAGGCATGCGAACCCTACGCATGGATGCCTGGGACAAAACACTCGTCGGTGTCACTAGTATCGATGAAGTCCTCCGTGTCACCAAGGGCGAAGCACTCTAAGAAAAGTTCAGAGGCGCGAAGGATCTGGGGTTCAGACGAAAAATCTGAACCCTTTTCCATTGCTGAACCATGAACCTGCCTCCTTCCCTGAACCCTCCTTCTTCTAAATTCTCGCCTTCATGCCTTCCTTCCAGTACACCGCACGCGATCTCGCTGGCAAAAGTATCACCGGCACCATCGAAGCTGGCACGTCGCGTGAAGCCTCGATGCTGCTTTCGGGCAAAGACCTCTTTCCGACCAAAATTACCGAGCAGGCGGGGTCCGGACGTTCGATCTTTTCAGGAAAGAAGAAGAAGGTCAGCGGGCAGGTCATGGTTACCGTCTATAGCCAGCTCGCCTCGTTGCTGCGCAGTGGCGTACCGATGATCCGATCTCTGACGTTGCTCGGTAACCAATCGTCCGCACCGGTGCTCGGCGAAGTGATGGGTGAAATCAAAGGACGCGTCGAGGAAGGTGAAACACTGGGGGATGCCATGGCTCGCTATCCGGGCGTGTTCAGCGACATGGCGATCAATATGGTTCGTGCCGGCACTGAGGGTGGATTTCTCGAAGATGCACTCGATCGCGTGGCCGTGTTCACCGAATTGCAAGAGGATCTCAAGGGCCGTACGGTCAGTGCAATGGCATATCCGGCCTTCCTGTTCGTCGTCGGAACGGTGGTCGTGAGCGGTTTGCTCGTCTTCTTTGTTCCCAAGTTCGACATGCTCTTCGACCGACTTCGCAAGAAAGGTGAAATGCCCGCGGTCACCGAGTGGTTGCTTGTCTTCAGTCATGCTCTGCAAAGCTACGGTATCTTCATTATCTTGGGATTGGTGGTCGCATTTGTTGCATTTCGCATGCACCTACAGACTGACACAGGCAAAGATCGTCTGGATCGTTGGAAACTGAAAATTCCCGTCCTCGGCGATATTCTGATGAACCTTTCGGTAGCACGGTTTTGCCGTGTATTGGGGACGCTCCTCGGAAACGGAGTCCCTATTTTGAAGTCACTCGATATCAGCCGCAGCGCGACGGGCAATCGCTTGCTCAGCCAATCGATCGGTGATGCGACTGAGAATATTCGTGCCGGTGAGAGCCTCGCGAAACCGTTCGGCGATTCTGGGTATTTCCCGATGGCTGTCGTTGAGATGATTCGCGTCGGTGAAGAGAGCAACACACTTGATACCGTCCTACCGGAAATCGCTGACTCGTTAGAGAAGCGGACCTTTCGCCGCTTGGATCTGTTCGTACGGCTCCTCGAACCCATCATGCTGCTGATCATGGCCATCATGGTCCTGGCCGTCGTGATGGCCCTACTGATTCCTGTGCTCAAGAGCAGCACGACGCTGTAGAGATCGCCATGGCAGACATCGAACTTGGTTCACGCCCGACGCATTACAGTCGTGGCTGGGCCTGTTTGCTATCGAGGTTAAACTCGTAAACCTGTTTTTGTTTCGGATCTGCGACGAAAATGGATTGCTCTGTCACGGCAATGCCGACGGGGCCCACCAGAGGCTCGCCCTCATGCCACTTTTCCGTTTTGCCGTCGGCGGTGAACTTCCAGATTGCATGGCCATAACCATCGGTGACGTAGCCCGCGCCGTTGCCCGCCCACGCTAGCCCGTTGGGATATTGGAACGGCCGGCCCGTGACGACCTTCTCAATATCGCCCGTCTCGACATCAATCGTGACCACAGCATCTGCATCGGGGGTGACCGCCCATAGCCGGCCCTGTTCGTCAAAGGCGAGACCGCGCGCGTTGACCCGTGCTACCAGTTCGGGATTCCCACCGCCGATGGGCAGCTTGAGGGTCGCTCGTTTTTCTGCGTCACCCACGTAGAGCGTGTTGCCGTCGGGGCTGAGTGCCAATGCCATGGGGATACCAATTCTGCCTTCGGTTAACCCTTGAGGTTCACCCCCCTCAGCGGCGATGTGGTAAACCTCGCGAGTCGCCGAATCTCCCACCAAGATGCCGCCTGCTGGATGCAGGACGATGCAGCGAGGACGATTGAGTGGTTTGCGAAGCAATTTGGATCCAGCGACGTAGAGCTGCGTGTTGGCGTCATCGCCCTCGGTGCTACGCCAGACCCCCGGCAAATCCAAGTCGACGGTATAGATGGCGTCGCCATCCACAGCCACAGCAAGGGGATACGCGGGCGTCTGAGCGGCTGCAGCGTCAGCTTTGGTATCGGTTTCGGCGTCCTGACCGCGCGACGGTGTGGCGGTGCAGAACAGCAGCAATAGTGAGCTCGCGGCAATTGCAGTGACAGATAATGACGAGTAGGTGAGAGGGATTCGCTTCATGATGATCGGCAAGTAAAAGGGACGAGGCGAGCAATCCGAGAATTGCAAAATTAGGTGATGGCGTCGCGGAATTCGCCCGCCGTCGGGGAGGGTGAACCGGTCGGTGCTGGACAATGCAAGGATGCAACTGACGCAAACCCGATCAAGTTTAACACAGACGACCTAGACTGCTGATACGACTCAGCATTGTCCGTGGAGTCCTGTCAACCAGGATGGCAGTCCCGCCGAGCCCGACGGGCGATGCTGCCCCGCATTCATCAACTACTACCCCGCGTCACACGCGGCGATCAAACCCCTGCATGCTCGATCAGCTAGTTTTCCAAATCGGCGTGCCAGGCTGTCGCTAATTCGTCGACGGTTTTTCCGGTGGCCGCTTTCCAGAATGCTGCGGAATAGGTGCCCGATCGCGCCGCCGCATTGAGTTTGGCCAGTAGATCGGGGTTTCCGTTGGTGATCACCCATGCCAGAAATGCAGCGGTGTCACGGTAACTGGCATCGTATTGCAGAGTCCTGGAACGTCGGCCCGCCACCCCACCACCTGCGGATGCGGGTTCATACAGGTGCCACCGAACGTAATCGGCAATGCCCTCGACAACCCACCCCGGTGTCCGTGCCGCTCGGCGGTTGGTGCGGCGAGATTGCCCGTATTGCTGGACGACGTGTACGAGTTCATGAACCGTTGCCCCCTTGGCTTCGCCCCGCAAATTCCGACGGTACCAGTTGGCCGAACAGGTAACTTGAGTCCCGCTTGTCGCCGCCACTCCGTCCATCGACGAACTGATGCGAATTTGAAAGTCGTGTGGAGCCTCGTAATCGTCACTGGCGAGCATTTCAGCGATTTTGGGATACCACTGCTGCACGACCGGAGCGAGCTCTTGGTCAGCCCACCGTGTTAAGTCGGGACACTCCGAGGTGTCGAGCGTGAACTCGTATCCGCCTTCTTCGATGGCGTAAGTTACTATGTCCGGCGTCGCGATCGGCTTCGCTGGCGTGACGTCCGCGTCAGCGTCGAGAATGTCAATCTCGCTGAAAAACGTATTGGAAAATCGAGCGTCGGGCCGCGTCGGGTGGATGTCGAAGAGCAAGTAACGGTAATGACCGATGGCTTGGTCATTCACCGAGTGGTCATTCACCGAGTGGTCATTCACCGAGTGGTCACTCGCCGAGATGACCACACCGACCTGACCACCATGTCCGATACCATCCCGACGAGTATCGACCGTTGCAATCTTGGTCCAGCCACAGGAAGCGGGATCGATTGTCCCCGACGGTTTGAGCTGCACACTCTCATCGTTTTCGAGAAGTTTTCCTCCCGAGCTCACCTCTTGCTGATCGCATCCGTAGACGGTGTATACCTGGGGAGCACGCTCACGGGGATGCCATGAATAAGTCCGGATCTGCGCAATCTCAGTTGATCGATCCAGTTCGAGCCGCAGACGCCCTCCCGGCGTGGCCGGGGCGAAGAAGAAGTTCTCAGCCGGTTGATCGGCAGATCTCGGCAATTGATCATTGCTGAGTTTGCCCAGTCCGCCGCTCGCTGGATCGGCTGTTCCCGAGATAACCAACCACTTTCCCCGTGACGCCGCGTCGCCCTGCACCGGCGAGGGAACGGTCGGCAACCGAAATGTGGCGTTTGCGCGCGAGCCGGGCTGATACCCGATGGCAACGGTCGCCTCCGCTGAGAGGCGTGACGATAATGCAATGAGGAACGTGAGGGCAACGAAAAGAATACGCTGGAACATGGCAACCAGTCGGCAGGTGGAACGAGGACGCCCCCGCTTAAAACTTCAGCCCGGTACGCGGCTCATACGGCTCAACGCTCTCGAATTGCTTCAGTAGTTCGACGGCCTCATCGGACATAGCGTCGGGCA of the Allorhodopirellula heiligendammensis genome contains:
- a CDS encoding type II secretion system F family protein; translated protein: MPSFQYTARDLAGKSITGTIEAGTSREASMLLSGKDLFPTKITEQAGSGRSIFSGKKKKVSGQVMVTVYSQLASLLRSGVPMIRSLTLLGNQSSAPVLGEVMGEIKGRVEEGETLGDAMARYPGVFSDMAINMVRAGTEGGFLEDALDRVAVFTELQEDLKGRTVSAMAYPAFLFVVGTVVVSGLLVFFVPKFDMLFDRLRKKGEMPAVTEWLLVFSHALQSYGIFIILGLVVAFVAFRMHLQTDTGKDRLDRWKLKIPVLGDILMNLSVARFCRVLGTLLGNGVPILKSLDISRSATGNRLLSQSIGDATENIRAGESLAKPFGDSGYFPMAVVEMIRVGEESNTLDTVLPEIADSLEKRTFRRLDLFVRLLEPIMLLIMAIMVLAVVMALLIPVLKSSTTL
- a CDS encoding basic secretory protein-like protein → MFQRILFVALTFLIALSSRLSAEATVAIGYQPGSRANATFRLPTVPSPVQGDAASRGKWLVISGTADPASGGLGKLSNDQLPRSADQPAENFFFAPATPGGRLRLELDRSTEIAQIRTYSWHPRERAPQVYTVYGCDQQEVSSGGKLLENDESVQLKPSGTIDPASCGWTKIATVDTRRDGIGHGGQVGVVISASDHSVNDHSVNDHSVNDQAIGHYRYLLFDIHPTRPDARFSNTFFSEIDILDADADVTPAKPIATPDIVTYAIEEGGYEFTLDTSECPDLTRWADQELAPVVQQWYPKIAEMLASDDYEAPHDFQIRISSSMDGVAATSGTQVTCSANWYRRNLRGEAKGATVHELVHVVQQYGQSRRTNRRAARTPGWVVEGIADYVRWHLYEPASAGGGVAGRRSRTLQYDASYRDTAAFLAWVITNGNPDLLAKLNAAARSGTYSAAFWKAATGKTVDELATAWHADLEN
- a CDS encoding Vgb family protein; the encoded protein is MKRIPLTYSSLSVTAIAASSLLLLFCTATPSRGQDAETDTKADAAAAQTPAYPLAVAVDGDAIYTVDLDLPGVWRSTEGDDANTQLYVAGSKLLRKPLNRPRCIVLHPAGGILVGDSATREVYHIAAEGGEPQGLTEGRIGIPMALALSPDGNTLYVGDAEKRATLKLPIGGGNPELVARVNARGLAFDEQGRLWAVTPDADAVVTIDVETGDIEKVVTGRPFQYPNGLAWAGNGAGYVTDGYGHAIWKFTADGKTEKWHEGEPLVGPVGIAVTEQSIFVADPKQKQVYEFNLDSKQAQPRL
- a CDS encoding secretin N-terminal domain-containing protein, coding for MPSTRTCRVMPIVAGVFLVLAVASSNVVVVAQETESETPLSTAPDATAAATPAAAEAPAAVAAPAPAPARSAVPAPAEPTPATGTPDALRFNFAGAPWSEVLRWFAEQADLSLQMDTMPAGTVNFSDPNKLYTISEGLDLINRLLLDRGWAVVRRGRMLLLVDLEADNAEKLISEMAELVTPDSFDERGNSDIVRCVFPLGAITPEQAREELSQVIGPWGRINVLAGARQVIVTETVGKLRVINEVLQAATKAQSSVVEINLQHRSADEVLEIARPLLGLEAGSNANEEIRVSVSLYGDRIFATGSQSKLDLLSSVIEKADRAMPNAGEESDEKVAAPELRTHPVASANLQTVYDVLQTMIAGTPEARLAMDANRGAIIAFGRPDMQQKIRTTITELEGSGRDFTIIDLKRLEPAQALLTINKFFGITESGGGNGPIVDGDPATGRLWVRGTVDQVESVKRLIAELENDPFAGGLGENVRILPFTGATASATLKQIETLWPLTGRTNQIRVITPSSSTDGNDRSNPMDRSIQPQRSPVDEPRDLQDTNYSAATQFQTLVWQNESPATSEPVGSAENDYAGDDIVIQMTPAGLVIASRDQRALDMIEQLMNSMGTESADSSALPTIFWLRYLKADIAAELVAGVLGGADASGSAGSLTESVMGGLGGGMLGGLLGMGGGGGGSESETRTILTSRGSVNIVPDNRLNALIVQAPPADVDFIRTVLKAIDLEESPELIQTIARPSLIPVVYQDAAEVAKIVTAVFAEKIGDDKQSSGGGGDGGGRGGPNPQDFIRAMRGGDGGGRNAQPKPKSEATKIIVAVDTRSNSLVVTAIPQDLQAIRDLVETLDQQGLESEEKVEVVAMGGSVRPEIMLQALQSVTGKTPTTTTSSKSSSSSSTSSSSGSSEAPSSSSAEEIQRRIEFFRSRFGGGGGGDTGGRGGTDRGGRGGTTGGGSTRGGGSTRGGGGGGGGGRGR
- a CDS encoding GspE/PulE family protein, with translation MIMHAAEILRRRGLLTPQQLEQSRNGDPSSIVDTAVSLGYVSAREALTAIADEVGLDFVDLRTYDVDLSALEGFPQKLIYRHALFPIGWADGELRVATADPFDLYPLDEACAATGKTVTPVVAERAEINRLVKKHLGVGSETIEGLVAAAGDEEIELLESIETDGSELSEMAQEASVVRLVNEILTEAVDSRASDIHIESQSDGLVVRYRIDGILHPQPVPPEINRFQAAIISRLKIMARLNIAEKRLPQDGRIRLRVHGREVDIRLSVIPMIHGEGLVMRVLDKSSMVFDLKGLGMSEAIYDRFSQLIRTPHGIVLVTGPTGSGKTTTLYSSLLEIRSPENKIITTEDPVEYQLDGINQIQVHAKIGLTFAASLRSILRHDPDVVLVGEIRDLETAENATQASLTGHLVFSTLHTNDAAGAFTRMADMGVEPFLVAGTVEAVMAQRLLRRLCPHCKESYQPTEDELPKDFPFAELEGRPLYRSVGCRECRNVGYSGRLGIYELLVSSEAIRELAQERASSWDIRRAAVAEGMRTLRMDAWDKTLVGVTSIDEVLRVTKGEAL